The Thermoanaerobaculum aquaticum genome includes a region encoding these proteins:
- a CDS encoding FxLYD domain-containing protein, protein MRRWLLALVTFGFAVSSWAAVVVLKGGKKLEVASYEQKGNYVVVTLANGKRASYPLTAVDLQATAAANAQPVATQPPAKPEPPRSPFAKAVAKPGTPAAVVTDADVQKVAPAGEEGAPAEEKAAESPAREEGVVVLGWSGREAGEGKWEITANLVNQGKAPVQNVAVAVRAMAEGKALGTGSASYPGIVQPGQQFTVPVTVEASEPPKQVIFSLNWQQITPGPTETLKAAPTPEAAPKEGEGPGR, encoded by the coding sequence ATGAGGCGATGGCTTTTGGCACTGGTCACCTTTGGTTTTGCGGTGAGCTCTTGGGCCGCAGTGGTGGTGCTCAAAGGCGGCAAGAAGCTTGAGGTGGCTTCCTACGAGCAAAAGGGCAACTACGTGGTGGTGACCCTGGCAAACGGCAAGCGCGCCAGCTACCCGCTCACAGCGGTGGACCTCCAAGCCACAGCCGCCGCCAACGCCCAGCCAGTAGCCACTCAGCCGCCGGCCAAACCCGAACCTCCCCGCAGCCCCTTCGCCAAAGCGGTGGCCAAGCCCGGTACTCCTGCTGCTGTGGTGACCGATGCTGACGTGCAAAAGGTGGCTCCGGCCGGTGAAGAAGGCGCTCCTGCCGAGGAGAAAGCGGCGGAAAGCCCCGCCCGGGAGGAGGGGGTGGTGGTTTTGGGGTGGTCGGGACGTGAAGCCGGTGAAGGGAAATGGGAAATCACCGCAAATCTCGTGAACCAGGGCAAGGCGCCGGTGCAAAACGTGGCAGTGGCGGTTCGCGCCATGGCCGAAGGGAAAGCGCTGGGCACTGGCTCGGCTTCTTATCCAGGCATCGTGCAGCCGGGCCAGCAGTTCACGGTGCCTGTGACCGTAGAGGCTTCGGAGCCGCCCAAGCAGGTGATCTTTTCCCTGAACTGGCAGCAAATCACCCCAGGCCCCACAGAAACCCTCAAGGCAGCCCCCACCCCGGAGGCTGCCCCTAAGGAAGGCGAAGGCCCCGGCCGCTAG
- a CDS encoding OmpA family protein translates to MKRTWVVLVVVVGVALWGTGCATKEYVQEQVAQAQKVTEAKISEVQKQVEATQMDVANLKKSDAEQNAKIAQLSDTAKEALARAEEAGKLAKGKFLFEVTLSDDAVHFGFNKSDLSAEAKAALDAFAQKVKAENKNVYIEVQGHTDSIGSEKYNLELGQARADAVVRYLNMQHGLPLHRMNAISYGEYKPVADNKTAEGRAKNRRVTLVVLE, encoded by the coding sequence ATGAAAAGAACATGGGTCGTTTTGGTCGTGGTCGTGGGCGTGGCCCTGTGGGGAACCGGCTGCGCCACCAAGGAGTACGTGCAGGAGCAAGTCGCGCAGGCGCAGAAGGTCACCGAGGCGAAGATTTCCGAGGTGCAAAAGCAGGTGGAAGCCACGCAAATGGATGTGGCTAACCTCAAGAAGTCGGATGCCGAGCAAAACGCCAAGATTGCCCAGCTGTCCGATACCGCCAAGGAAGCTTTGGCCCGCGCCGAAGAGGCCGGCAAATTGGCCAAGGGCAAGTTCCTGTTTGAGGTGACCCTGTCCGACGACGCGGTACACTTTGGCTTCAACAAGAGCGATCTTTCTGCTGAGGCCAAGGCGGCTTTGGATGCTTTTGCCCAGAAGGTGAAGGCCGAAAACAAGAACGTGTACATCGAGGTGCAGGGCCACACCGACTCCATTGGCTCCGAGAAGTACAACCTGGAGCTGGGCCAGGCCCGTGCTGACGCCGTGGTTCGCTACCTCAACATGCAGCACGGTTTGCCGCTGCACCGCATGAACGCCATCTCCTACGGCGAGTACAAGCCGGTGGCGGACAACAAGACCGCCGAAGGCCGCGCCAAGAACCGCCGCGTGACCCTGGTTGTGCTCGAGTGA
- a CDS encoding VWA domain-containing protein produces the protein MKPLSVGLCLWAFAFGGEARGQEGQAFRDQAEVTTVLVPVTVRDSKGRLVAHLEKEAFRFFVDGMEFPITSFWREGGLPIAYVFVVDTSGSMNGRRLAQVRAAIGEFLAALKPGDEVSLITFGAGEVHRRLRLGADPAALPPLLDRLSGYGTTALYDVLSVAPRFFEGARALRRAALLFTDGVDTASQLTAEGALMTLENLQDPLYVFGIEPPPGQTEEGLTYEQVLARFAQATGGRYMRVDKLEALRAQAAELRRELSQRYIIAFTPSGVGEVKWRKIAVRVEGPYTVVTREGYRGTLP, from the coding sequence TTGAAACCCTTAAGCGTTGGCCTTTGCCTGTGGGCTTTCGCCTTTGGGGGTGAAGCCCGGGGGCAAGAAGGCCAGGCGTTCCGCGATCAAGCGGAGGTCACCACCGTTTTAGTGCCGGTCACGGTCCGGGACAGCAAGGGACGCCTGGTGGCCCACTTGGAAAAGGAAGCCTTCCGCTTTTTTGTGGACGGCATGGAGTTCCCCATTACCTCCTTTTGGCGGGAGGGTGGGCTTCCCATCGCGTACGTGTTTGTGGTGGACACCTCCGGTTCTATGAACGGCCGCCGGTTGGCGCAGGTGCGGGCGGCCATTGGTGAGTTCTTGGCGGCGCTCAAACCCGGCGATGAGGTGAGCCTCATCACCTTTGGCGCCGGTGAGGTGCACCGCCGGTTGCGTTTAGGGGCCGATCCCGCAGCGCTTCCCCCGCTCTTGGATCGCCTCAGCGGCTACGGGACCACCGCGCTTTACGACGTGCTTTCGGTGGCTCCCCGTTTTTTTGAAGGAGCTCGGGCCTTGCGGCGGGCAGCTTTGCTTTTCACCGACGGCGTGGACACCGCTTCGCAGTTGACCGCCGAGGGGGCGCTGATGACGCTGGAAAACCTCCAGGACCCGCTTTACGTCTTTGGCATTGAACCGCCCCCGGGACAAACGGAGGAAGGTTTAACCTACGAGCAGGTGCTGGCCCGCTTTGCCCAGGCTACAGGGGGTCGCTATATGCGGGTGGACAAGCTGGAGGCCCTGCGGGCACAAGCGGCTGAGCTGCGGAGGGAGCTCTCCCAGCGGTACATCATTGCCTTTACCCCGTCGGGGGTTGGCGAGGTCAAGTGGCGGAAGATTGCCGTTCGGGTGGAGGGGCCTTACACCGTAGTGACGCGCGAAGGCTACCGGGGAACGTTGCCGTAA
- a CDS encoding outer membrane beta-barrel protein: protein MKKLALFAVVLLLPALAGAQAVGSVELTPTVGFWLGDTIARGVTRTFNFDVTVDDAPAYGVRLGYRFAPNWALDFALFRENADLVTGRGDLFGGKSTIGDINLTTFEVGVEGSLGHRRVVPFLAGGIGAMHLDPNFGNASSDTRFVANFGGGFKVFFTPELALRFDWRGHSVHVGGDSDRCDWWDECDRRDNWITFTEVALGLSFVF, encoded by the coding sequence ATGAAGAAACTGGCTTTGTTTGCTGTGGTTTTGCTTCTTCCGGCGCTGGCCGGGGCACAAGCGGTGGGGAGCGTGGAGCTCACCCCCACCGTGGGCTTCTGGCTGGGGGACACCATCGCCCGGGGGGTCACCCGGACTTTCAATTTTGACGTGACCGTGGACGACGCTCCCGCTTACGGTGTGCGTTTGGGTTACCGTTTTGCCCCCAATTGGGCCTTGGATTTTGCCCTCTTCCGGGAAAACGCCGACCTGGTCACCGGTCGCGGGGACCTCTTCGGCGGTAAGTCCACCATTGGCGACATTAACCTCACCACCTTTGAGGTGGGGGTGGAGGGGAGCCTTGGCCACCGGCGGGTGGTGCCGTTCCTGGCAGGGGGAATTGGCGCCATGCACCTGGACCCCAACTTTGGGAACGCTTCTTCCGACACCCGCTTTGTGGCCAACTTTGGCGGTGGGTTCAAGGTGTTCTTCACGCCCGAGCTGGCCTTGCGCTTTGACTGGCGTGGCCACTCGGTGCACGTGGGGGGCGATAGCGACCGCTGCGATTGGTGGGACGAATGCGATCGGCGAGACAACTGGATCACCTTCACCGAGGTGGCTCTGGGCCTTTCCTTCGTCTTTTGA
- a CDS encoding TlpA family protein disulfide reductase, whose product MRKGLVFWLLIAALGAAAAFAAGPGERVDFPDLELYDLQGNPSKLSDFRGTVVVLNFWATWCGPCRMELPELEKLYNELGGKGLMVLAVSVDEYRQLVPAFIERMRLTLPVYFVDPATERALGIGTIPFTLVLDKEGKAVRAYPGYSQEGMRDLKKLAAELLAEKRGRGGKS is encoded by the coding sequence ATGCGAAAAGGTCTGGTTTTCTGGCTGTTGATAGCGGCATTGGGAGCAGCAGCCGCTTTTGCTGCGGGCCCCGGTGAGCGGGTGGACTTTCCCGATCTGGAGCTTTACGACCTGCAGGGCAACCCCTCCAAGCTTTCGGATTTCCGCGGGACGGTGGTGGTTCTCAACTTCTGGGCTACCTGGTGCGGTCCCTGCCGGATGGAGCTTCCAGAGCTGGAAAAGCTTTACAACGAGCTGGGGGGGAAGGGGCTCATGGTGCTGGCGGTGAGCGTGGACGAGTACCGGCAGCTGGTGCCGGCGTTCATCGAGAGAATGAGGCTGACCCTGCCGGTTTACTTTGTGGACCCCGCCACCGAGCGGGCTTTGGGTATTGGCACGATTCCCTTTACGCTGGTTTTGGACAAGGAAGGCAAGGCGGTGCGTGCCTATCCGGGGTACTCCCAGGAGGGGATGCGGGATTTGAAGAAGCTTGCCGCCGAGCTTCTCGCTGAAAAGCGTGGCCGAGGAGGGAAGTCATGA
- a CDS encoding SDR family oxidoreductase: protein MDLGLAGVSVLVGGASSGLGFACAKAFLAEGALVTIVSRGGEKLASARESLEREAPGRVHAVASDLSQPGGATRAYEEAASRFGPPLVVVANGGGPPALPAANATTADFSRAHELLLQPVVELVQAALPAMKSTGWGRVIAITSVSARQPEVGLVLSSSLRAAVWGYLKTLAREEAGSGVTFNSVCPGYTATERLQVLAAHVAQRDGMAVEEVFRRWVAGTPVGRLGKPEEIAAAVVFLASKPAAFINGVALAVDGGASLGLL, encoded by the coding sequence ATGGACTTGGGACTTGCAGGAGTTTCGGTGCTGGTAGGTGGAGCTTCTTCCGGCTTGGGTTTTGCCTGTGCCAAGGCCTTCCTGGCGGAAGGGGCCTTGGTGACCATCGTTTCCCGTGGGGGGGAGAAGCTGGCTTCGGCCCGGGAAAGCCTGGAGCGGGAAGCCCCAGGCAGGGTCCACGCGGTGGCTTCCGATTTAAGCCAACCCGGAGGGGCCACGCGGGCGTACGAGGAAGCCGCTTCCAGGTTTGGGCCGCCTCTGGTGGTGGTGGCCAACGGCGGTGGCCCCCCTGCTTTGCCCGCAGCCAACGCCACCACGGCCGATTTCTCCCGGGCCCATGAGCTGCTCCTGCAGCCGGTGGTGGAGCTGGTGCAGGCGGCGTTGCCGGCCATGAAGTCCACCGGTTGGGGGCGGGTGATTGCCATCACCTCGGTTTCCGCCCGCCAGCCCGAAGTGGGGTTGGTGCTTTCTTCCTCCCTGCGAGCGGCGGTGTGGGGTTACCTCAAGACCCTAGCTCGGGAGGAGGCGGGTTCGGGTGTAACGTTCAACTCGGTGTGCCCCGGGTACACCGCCACCGAGCGCTTGCAGGTGCTGGCAGCTCACGTGGCCCAGCGGGATGGGATGGCGGTGGAGGAGGTGTTCCGCCGGTGGGTGGCGGGGACACCGGTGGGCCGTTTGGGTAAGCCCGAGGAGATTGCAGCGGCAGTTGTGTTCTTGGCGTCCAAGCCGGCAGCGTTCATTAACGGTGTGGCCCTGGCGGTGGATGGCGGCGCATCGTTAGGCTTGCTTTAG